A window from Microscilla marina ATCC 23134 encodes these proteins:
- a CDS encoding IS110 family RNA-guided transposase, whose product MKKSETKIKSSKASKKVNLSDELTKVRLKVAGVDIANNIHYTAVSPHLTKDNIRNFGAFTADLHRMADWFSELGIESVAMEATGIYWQSLYEILEDRGFDVVLVNARYPKNVSGRKSDVSDCSWIHTLHSYGLLPASFIPTQDVREFRTYVRQRQQLTKQKVQHMQHVGKALQLMNVKIQNVISDIEGKLGMKVIRAIAAGEHSSVELAKLHNKTLKATKEEFTLSLEGNFRKAHLFSLQQALSAYDFVLKQINECETEIEQILHKWDTGEIVAKEDWQSRVKKKQRGRMNIHLILLLISKILLGSI is encoded by the coding sequence ATGAAAAAATCGGAGACTAAAATAAAAAGTAGCAAAGCCTCTAAAAAGGTGAATTTGTCTGATGAGCTAACCAAGGTTAGGTTAAAAGTGGCCGGGGTAGATATTGCAAACAATATACATTATACAGCTGTTTCACCACACCTGACAAAAGATAACATCAGAAACTTTGGTGCTTTTACCGCAGACTTGCATCGCATGGCAGATTGGTTTAGTGAACTGGGGATAGAAAGTGTGGCAATGGAAGCCACAGGTATATATTGGCAAAGTTTATATGAAATTCTTGAGGACAGAGGTTTTGATGTGGTCTTAGTAAACGCTCGTTATCCTAAAAATGTAAGTGGACGCAAAAGTGATGTTTCTGATTGTAGTTGGATACATACATTACATAGTTATGGATTATTGCCTGCTTCTTTTATTCCTACACAGGATGTCAGAGAGTTTCGCACCTATGTACGCCAGCGGCAACAATTGACCAAGCAAAAAGTGCAACACATGCAACATGTAGGTAAAGCCTTGCAGCTGATGAATGTCAAAATACAGAATGTGATTTCAGATATTGAAGGTAAACTAGGAATGAAGGTTATTCGTGCTATTGCAGCAGGAGAGCACTCCAGTGTAGAACTGGCAAAACTTCATAATAAAACACTCAAAGCCACCAAAGAAGAGTTTACTTTATCACTTGAAGGGAACTTTCGTAAAGCGCACTTATTTTCTCTCCAACAAGCGCTTAGTGCCTATGATTTTGTCCTGAAACAAATCAATGAATGTGAGACAGAAATAGAGCAAATACTCCATAAATGGGATACAGGAGAAATTGTGGCAAAGGAAGATTGGCAAAGCCGAGTAAAAAAAAAACAAAGAGGAAGAATGAATATTCATTTGATTCTGCTTCTTATCTCAAAGATATTACTGGGGTCGATTTAA
- the cobC gene encoding alpha-ribazole phosphatase, which yields MKEIWLVRHTTPKIAKGIAYGQADLDVIDAYPSERNRIKGFLQGQYNAQTPVYTSPLKRCHLLATDLAATLGNELKVDDRLMEMNFGVWEQTAWNDIPQETLAPWMNDFVNYRVPEGECFLDVHTRVVSFWDDLLQTNAEKVIVSTHSGVIRTLLCHVLDIPLKNAFRLDLHYGTISKLTHHKDLSKVVYFNH from the coding sequence ATGAAAGAAATCTGGTTGGTGCGACACACCACTCCCAAAATAGCCAAAGGCATTGCTTATGGGCAAGCCGATTTGGATGTAATTGACGCTTATCCCAGCGAAAGAAATCGAATCAAAGGTTTTTTGCAAGGGCAATACAACGCGCAAACCCCTGTATATACCAGCCCGCTTAAGCGTTGTCACCTACTTGCCACCGATTTGGCAGCAACTTTGGGCAATGAGCTGAAGGTAGACGATAGATTGATGGAAATGAATTTTGGGGTGTGGGAACAAACTGCCTGGAACGATATACCTCAAGAAACGCTTGCCCCGTGGATGAATGATTTTGTAAATTATAGGGTGCCCGAAGGCGAATGTTTTTTGGATGTGCATACCAGAGTAGTGAGCTTTTGGGACGATTTGCTACAAACCAATGCCGAAAAGGTGATTGTGAGCACCCATAGCGGGGTTATTCGTACCTTGCTTTGCCATGTGTTAGACATTCCCCTAAAAAACGCCTTTAGGTTAGATTTGCACTACGGCACCATCTCTAAGCTCACTCATCATAAGGATTTATCTAAAGTGGTGTATTTTAATCATTGA
- a CDS encoding tetratricopeptide repeat protein, translating into MSKATYKIEIKALLVYAEILPYHPYVFRSLGSYYKELYQHKEALTHLLKAEELGIRTVDNLKDIAHCYRRVDNFSKALEYYLASEQKQPLDVWEVQDVAYCYRQLSDFKKSMEYYQKAAVLKPNDSWILDNIGWCYQKFDDYANALEHHLKAYQLANKDSWTLRNIGFCHQKLLQYKEAITYYEMSLQQEPNNAFTLRKIGWCYVVEGKFDKARKALNQAIDAEPENDMNCYAWMNLGHTYWQGAHLHLIRDCYQKSVLIYSPNDFINDMNADYERIAKHTNVSLETYNQMRDEVVDWKKQQADS; encoded by the coding sequence ATGTCTAAGGCAACGTATAAAATAGAAATTAAAGCCCTGCTCGTGTATGCCGAAATACTTCCTTACCATCCCTATGTTTTCAGGTCATTGGGAAGCTATTACAAAGAGTTATACCAACACAAAGAAGCACTCACGCACTTGCTAAAGGCAGAGGAGTTAGGTATACGAACTGTTGACAACCTCAAAGATATAGCACATTGCTACCGAAGGGTGGATAACTTTTCTAAAGCGCTCGAATATTACCTTGCATCTGAGCAAAAGCAACCCCTTGATGTGTGGGAGGTACAAGATGTTGCCTATTGTTACCGTCAATTATCAGATTTTAAAAAGTCTATGGAGTATTATCAGAAAGCTGCCGTACTCAAACCCAATGACTCATGGATTTTAGATAATATTGGCTGGTGCTACCAAAAGTTTGATGATTATGCGAACGCCCTGGAACACCACCTGAAAGCCTACCAACTGGCAAACAAAGACTCTTGGACTTTACGAAATATAGGGTTTTGTCACCAAAAACTGCTTCAATACAAAGAAGCCATTACCTATTATGAAATGTCGCTACAACAAGAACCCAACAATGCATTTACATTGCGTAAAATAGGTTGGTGCTATGTGGTAGAAGGTAAATTTGACAAGGCACGCAAGGCATTAAACCAAGCCATTGACGCTGAGCCCGAAAATGATATGAACTGTTATGCCTGGATGAACCTGGGGCATACTTATTGGCAGGGCGCTCACCTACACCTGATCCGGGACTGCTACCAGAAAAGTGTGTTGATATACTCTCCCAATGACTTTATCAACGATATGAACGCCGATTATGAGCGCATTGCCAAACATACCAATGTATCGCTTGAAACTTATAATCAAATGCGTGACGAGGTGGTTGATTGGAAAAAACAGCAAGCAGATTCTTGA
- a CDS encoding transposase, giving the protein MAKPSKKKTKRKNEYSFDSASYLKDITGVDLTEVDGFSENTIINILAETGIDMSHWKNAKHFTSWAGLAPRRKISGDKLLGHFKNMNNSRIHQAFKLAAWGLNNSKCHLGALYRNLSLRKGSGIAVQAVARKLATIFYNMMKYKTPYRGKTAEEYQEQNRKRKLKALERQARKMGLKLEKI; this is encoded by the coding sequence TTGGCAAAGCCGAGTAAAAAAAAAACAAAGAGGAAGAATGAATATTCATTTGATTCTGCTTCTTATCTCAAAGATATTACTGGGGTCGATTTAACAGAAGTAGATGGTTTTTCAGAAAATACGATTATCAACATTTTAGCAGAAACAGGAATTGATATGAGTCATTGGAAAAATGCTAAACATTTCACGAGTTGGGCAGGGCTTGCACCCAGAAGAAAAATATCAGGAGATAAACTCTTGGGGCATTTTAAAAATATGAATAACAGTCGGATACATCAAGCATTTAAATTAGCTGCTTGGGGGCTCAATAATAGCAAATGTCACTTGGGAGCCTTATATCGGAACCTAAGTCTTAGAAAAGGTTCAGGGATTGCTGTTCAGGCAGTTGCCCGAAAACTAGCTACTATTTTTTACAATATGATGAAATACAAAACACCATATCGGGGAAAAACAGCAGAGGAATATCAAGAGCAAAACAGAAAACGAAAACTCAAAGCCTTAGAAAGACAAGCCCGAAAAATGGGCTTGAAACTAGAAAAAATATAA
- a CDS encoding tetratricopeptide repeat protein, translated as MSTVQFKQELSQLLPYEELLPSHFELLHTIGVCYYHRYDYRKAITYFKKAEKTAHDKKLDFKKLGYAYQQIKQHKKAIDCFRKVEPEYPEDSWLIRRMAMAYQGARQYKKSIAYFIKLDQLKPNDTYVLDSIGWNYQQLNDYTSALKYHLNVYKVDNKDPWNLDNIGYCYMSIKSYKKAMTFYAQSLAVDSSNAWTIRQIGWVHFVCGNLKNALNAYRKSYKVDRKASPQSLMNTGHVYYCSGQKKQAREYYRRSFEAFENKERFFADMDNDYPMLLQYIQLPTKEFDALKEKITTM; from the coding sequence ATGTCTACCGTGCAGTTTAAACAAGAACTTTCTCAATTGCTCCCTTATGAGGAACTGCTTCCCTCTCACTTTGAGCTATTGCACACGATTGGGGTTTGTTACTATCACCGTTATGACTACCGCAAGGCCATTACTTACTTTAAAAAAGCTGAAAAAACTGCTCACGACAAAAAACTGGATTTCAAGAAGTTAGGCTATGCCTATCAACAAATAAAACAACACAAAAAAGCCATTGATTGCTTTAGAAAGGTAGAACCTGAATACCCTGAAGACAGTTGGCTGATCCGCCGTATGGCAATGGCTTACCAAGGTGCCCGACAATACAAAAAATCTATTGCTTATTTTATTAAACTTGACCAGCTCAAGCCCAACGATACCTATGTGCTGGATAGCATAGGCTGGAACTACCAACAACTCAACGATTACACATCGGCACTGAAGTATCACCTGAATGTATATAAGGTAGACAACAAAGATCCGTGGAACCTTGACAACATTGGGTATTGTTATATGAGCATCAAAAGTTACAAAAAAGCGATGACATTTTATGCCCAGTCACTGGCAGTAGACTCAAGCAATGCCTGGACAATCAGACAAATAGGTTGGGTACACTTTGTGTGTGGCAACCTCAAAAATGCATTAAATGCTTATCGCAAATCTTATAAAGTTGACCGAAAAGCAAGCCCTCAATCTCTTATGAACACCGGGCATGTATACTATTGTAGTGGGCAAAAAAAACAAGCAAGAGAATATTATAGACGTAGCTTTGAAGCTTTTGAAAATAAAGAACGTTTTTTTGCTGATATGGACAATGACTACCCAATGCTTTTGCAGTATATACAACTACCCACCAAGGAATTTGATGCCCTAAAAGAAAAAATAACCACGATGTAG